In one Asterias amurensis chromosome 9, ASM3211899v1 genomic region, the following are encoded:
- the LOC139942068 gene encoding histone H4-like, translated as MSGRGKGGKGLGKGGAKRHRKVLRDNIQGITKPAIRRLARRGGVKRISGLIYEETRGVLKVFLENVIRDAVTYCEHSKRKTVTAMDVVYALKRQGRTLYGFGG; from the coding sequence atgTCTGGACGCGGTAAAGGTGGAAAGGGGCTTGGCAAGGGGGGTGCAAAGCGCCATCGTAAAGTGTTGCGGGACAACATCCAGGGTATCACCAAGCCGGCCATCCGTCGTCTGGCACGCCGAGGAGGTGTCAAGAGAATCTCCGGTCTGATCTACGAGGAGACCCGCGGTGTCCTCAAGGTGTTCTTGGAGAATGTCATCCGTGATGCCGTAACGTACTGCGAACACTCCAAGAGAAAAACCGTCACCGCCATGGATGTCGTCTACGCACTCAAGAGACAAGGCCGTACCCTCTACGGATTTGGAGGATAG
- the LOC139941994 gene encoding histone H3, embryonic gives MARTKQTARKSTGGKAPRKQLATKAARKSAPATGGVKKPHRYRPGTVALREIRRYQKSTELLIRKLPFQRLVREIAQDFKTELRFQSSAVMALQEASEAYLVGLFEDTNLCAIHAKRVTIMPKDIQLARRIRGERA, from the coding sequence ATGGCTCGTACCAAGCAGACAGCACGCAAGAGCACCGGGGGAAAAGCCCCACGAAAGCAGTTGGCGACCAAAGCTGCCCGAAAGAGTGCCCCGGCCACCGGCGGGGTCAAGAAGCCTCACCGTTACAGACCCGGAACTGTGGCACTGCGTGAGATTCGCCGTTACCAGAAAAGTACAGAGCTGCTTATCCGAAAACTTCCCTTCCAGAGACTGGTCCGTGAAATAGCGCAAGACTTCAAGACCGAACTGCGATTCCAGAGCTCCGCGGTGATGGCGCTCCAAGAAGCAAGCGAGGCATACCTCGTGGGACTCTTCGAAGACACCAATCTCTGCGCCATCCACGCCAAGCGGGTCACCATCATGCCCAAGGACATCCAACTCGCCCGCCGAATTCGTGGCGAACGAGCCTGA